One part of the Mariniflexile litorale genome encodes these proteins:
- a CDS encoding RagB/SusD family nutrient uptake outer membrane protein: MKLKLFLAIIPLLLIATSCDKDFLEPDSISTYNPEFIYSNVDDARNGVNAVYSYFNQDAFRSRLSNNFAGSTDIEIGYHNAEYDNGRREIWNLDAQSSNGDLNAVWTYAYRAIRDANIAIEGINNSGNLESEDVSIKNSFNQLLGETYTLRAYWYSMLAYYFGDVPYVIEAPVAGADFFYPKTDRNEILTKEIQALIDVEENMQWADALPYGIEQVNREYTLGMIARLALQRGGYYLKPEGESDYNMVRDNDYLDYYTIAKQYTKKLIDLKDRPLTSNFRQIFLNENLFLTPVNQEILFEVPFAKGGGDVGWNIGIKVDGGTNAKHDYGSGSNYMAIPATYYMSFDSKDTRREVTCGLFRVTQEDTLAHAGIGNISQGKWNRRLLPEPPGRESAKGTGINWPMLRYADVLLMYAEAENELNGPTIEAQDMLKRIRQRAFDPADWSTKVDPYVASAAASKEAFFNAIVDERAWEFGGEMIRKYELIRWNLYAEKTQETVNGLIELADKAFVGTGTGPDYMYWKSVDGKFVVLNPDTKVLAAPDDTWFREPFLIGLHDDTTTYSEFILNDYNNYYNGPKAGVARYIFPIPIVAIDNSQGAIKNNQYGFGI, encoded by the coding sequence ATGAAACTTAAACTTTTTTTAGCTATTATACCTCTTTTGTTAATAGCAACTTCATGCGACAAAGATTTTTTAGAGCCAGACTCTATATCTACATATAACCCCGAATTTATCTATTCAAATGTTGATGATGCTAGAAATGGCGTCAATGCTGTTTATTCTTATTTTAATCAAGATGCATTTAGATCAAGGTTATCAAATAATTTCGCAGGATCAACCGATATAGAAATTGGATACCATAATGCTGAATATGATAATGGTAGACGTGAAATCTGGAATCTGGACGCACAATCATCTAATGGCGATTTAAACGCTGTATGGACCTATGCTTATAGAGCTATTAGGGATGCGAACATTGCCATTGAAGGAATAAACAATAGTGGAAACCTAGAATCTGAAGATGTATCTATAAAGAACAGTTTCAATCAACTACTAGGTGAAACATATACTTTAAGAGCCTATTGGTATAGTATGTTGGCCTATTATTTTGGAGATGTTCCTTATGTTATTGAAGCCCCTGTAGCTGGTGCTGATTTCTTTTATCCAAAAACGGACAGAAATGAAATTCTTACTAAAGAAATTCAAGCTTTAATTGATGTTGAAGAAAACATGCAATGGGCCGATGCTTTACCATACGGGATTGAGCAGGTAAATCGTGAGTACACCTTAGGTATGATTGCTCGTTTAGCACTACAACGTGGTGGCTATTATCTTAAACCAGAAGGAGAGTCTGATTATAATATGGTAAGAGATAACGATTATTTAGACTATTATACCATTGCTAAACAATACACCAAAAAATTAATAGATTTAAAAGATAGACCATTAACATCAAACTTTAGACAAATATTTTTAAATGAAAATCTGTTTTTAACACCCGTTAATCAAGAAATTTTATTTGAAGTTCCTTTTGCTAAAGGCGGTGGTGATGTAGGTTGGAATATTGGTATTAAAGTTGATGGAGGTACCAATGCTAAACATGATTACGGTTCAGGAAGTAATTATATGGCTATACCTGCAACTTACTACATGTCATTTGATAGTAAAGATACTCGTAGAGAAGTAACTTGCGGACTTTTTAGAGTTACTCAAGAAGATACACTAGCACATGCAGGAATTGGTAATATTTCTCAAGGAAAATGGAACAGACGTCTATTGCCAGAACCTCCAGGAAGAGAATCTGCTAAAGGTACAGGCATCAACTGGCCAATGCTACGTTATGCTGATGTACTATTAATGTACGCTGAAGCTGAAAATGAGTTAAACGGACCAACCATTGAAGCTCAAGACATGCTTAAGAGAATTCGCCAACGTGCTTTTGATCCTGCGGATTGGAGTACTAAAGTAGACCCTTATGTTGCAAGTGCAGCAGCTTCTAAAGAAGCCTTTTTTAATGCTATTGTTGACGAACGCGCATGGGAATTTGGAGGTGAAATGATTCGTAAATACGAATTAATACGCTGGAATCTTTACGCCGAAAAAACCCAAGAAACTGTTAATGGTTTAATAGAATTAGCAGACAAAGCATTTGTAGGAACTGGTACTGGACCTGATTACATGTATTGGAAATCAGTAGATGGTAAATTTGTAGTATTAAATCCAGATACCAAGGTTCTAGCTGCACCAGATGACACATGGTTTCGAGAACCCTTTTTAATTGGACTACATGACGATACAACCACCTACTCAGAATTTATTTTAAATGATTATAACAATTATTATAATGGCCCAAAAGCAGGTGTAGCAAGATACATATTTCCTATACCTATAGTAGCTATTGATAATAGCCAAGGAGCTATAAAGAATAATCAGTACGGTTTTGGAATTTAA
- a CDS encoding TonB-dependent receptor: MKTFILLFCTIVFSLPSGDIFSQNSKIEIDKDKIVTIDEIFDLLRTQTNYTFIYQEDLFKNAPKVQIKKGSIKANKLLKETLSSGNFNFDFHDDNKIVITKVKQQTQISGIVTDGSELGGPLPGVTVIVKGTSNGTSTDFDGSYTLNNIVPNAVLVFSYVGYKTQEVTIGNQSSVNVTLEIDISQLDEIVIVDYGYGKIKKTDMTGASASIGSKELATIPVSSAAEALSGRLPGVNVTTADGEPGSTVRIRVRGGTSLSQDNSPLFVVDGFIVSGIDDIPVNDIATIDVLKDAAATAIYGAQASNGVIVVTTKSPVAGKISVSYNNYYQFNELPQDRKYEVLSPYEFVLANYEYEALQGEAAIKGFEKYFGKYDDIELYKNRKATDWQDELFGGSRVSEYHNLSIGGGTELTKVNLSLSHNNDEGLLTGSGYQRTAINFKLNQKISDRLSFDAQARITNSIKDGAGTSSSQLSIKDAVQTRPVNGIADELDIDLNQVTDNDDFQQFLLGLVNPNELVKQDWRRRTEHDYVLNAALTWAITDEITAKSSFSRSKGFQEDLRFYGPLTGESFNNGGSLPLGQRTNKEDHSYRWINTLNYKKDWGESRLDVLLGQEISSSGGEDHFIRAENFRLSVTPEELFANMQFGDVDRIDGGVFTDTNRKSVFGRFDFQLQDKYVFTLTARADQSSKFAKENSLGIFPALAFAWKIDQENFMQNVDFVDELKLRISYGETGNDRISSGLTQFLFKAETNKGPGFGNKDNLYYTPDSSTLYNPELIWETTVTSNYGLDFTMFKRRLNGSLDYYENETRDLLYTQAIPTNTGFNEQYANIGSTANKGIELGLTGYIIDTKDFSLSANFNIGRNVLTIEKLDGTQTKFAQSGWAGTDLRNRNDYQLELGGKIGNMYGFVTEGFYSVDDFESYDEVSGKYILKDGVADASGTVGGALRPGSLKLKDLATLVVDSEGVPVLDADGKKVYEQDGQINDDDRKIIGNALPDFQGGFGFNVRYKGFDLAAFFNYQVGNDVYNTGKIQFNQYRRISNGNLLSTMSLDNRFTYLDIDGSYTGTPGGIVTDLEQLRDLNQGKNIWSHASHGVAAAVIHDWAIEDGSFLRLNNLTLGYSLPEKLISKMGLSKFRVFATGRNLHIWTKYSGYDPEVNSNSNPFTPGLDESSFPRSRSYTLGVNLTF, encoded by the coding sequence ATGAAAACTTTTATACTCTTGTTTTGTACAATAGTTTTTAGTCTTCCATCAGGCGATATTTTTTCGCAAAACAGTAAAATTGAAATAGATAAAGACAAGATTGTAACTATTGATGAGATTTTTGATTTACTAAGAACACAAACTAATTATACCTTTATTTATCAAGAAGATCTTTTTAAGAACGCACCTAAAGTGCAAATAAAAAAAGGTAGTATTAAAGCCAATAAATTACTAAAAGAGACTCTTTCTAGTGGAAATTTTAATTTTGACTTTCATGACGACAATAAAATTGTTATTACCAAAGTTAAGCAACAAACACAAATTAGTGGAATAGTAACCGATGGTAGCGAATTGGGTGGTCCACTTCCAGGTGTAACCGTGATTGTTAAAGGAACTTCCAATGGAACCTCTACCGATTTTGATGGAAGTTACACTTTAAATAATATTGTTCCAAATGCCGTATTAGTATTTTCTTATGTTGGTTATAAAACACAAGAAGTAACAATTGGCAACCAATCATCTGTTAATGTAACTTTAGAAATAGATATTAGTCAATTAGATGAAATTGTAATTGTTGATTATGGCTATGGAAAAATAAAAAAAACAGACATGACAGGTGCTTCTGCTAGTATTGGTAGCAAAGAACTTGCAACAATTCCAGTATCAAGTGCTGCCGAAGCGCTTTCTGGTAGATTGCCAGGTGTAAACGTAACCACTGCCGATGGAGAACCAGGCTCAACAGTACGAATTAGAGTTAGAGGGGGTACGTCCTTATCTCAAGACAACAGTCCTTTATTTGTAGTAGACGGTTTTATTGTTAGTGGTATTGATGATATTCCTGTTAATGATATTGCTACTATTGATGTTTTAAAAGATGCTGCAGCAACTGCCATCTATGGTGCGCAAGCATCTAATGGTGTTATTGTAGTAACTACCAAGTCTCCTGTTGCGGGAAAAATATCTGTAAGTTATAATAACTATTATCAATTTAACGAGTTACCTCAAGACAGAAAATATGAGGTTTTAAGCCCTTATGAATTCGTTTTAGCCAATTACGAATACGAAGCCTTACAAGGAGAAGCAGCTATAAAAGGGTTTGAAAAATATTTTGGAAAATATGATGATATTGAACTGTACAAAAACAGAAAAGCAACCGATTGGCAAGATGAACTATTTGGAGGTTCTAGAGTTTCTGAATATCATAACTTATCTATTGGAGGTGGAACTGAATTAACAAAAGTGAATTTAAGTTTATCACATAACAATGATGAAGGGTTACTTACTGGCTCCGGCTATCAAAGAACAGCTATCAACTTTAAATTAAACCAAAAAATTTCAGATCGTCTTTCTTTCGATGCACAAGCCAGAATAACAAATTCAATAAAAGACGGAGCAGGAACATCAAGTAGCCAACTAAGTATTAAAGATGCTGTTCAAACAAGACCTGTAAATGGTATTGCAGATGAGTTAGATATTGACTTAAATCAAGTAACTGATAATGACGATTTTCAACAATTCCTTTTAGGGTTAGTAAATCCTAATGAGTTGGTTAAACAAGATTGGAGAAGGAGAACAGAGCATGATTATGTATTAAATGCGGCATTAACTTGGGCTATTACAGATGAAATTACTGCAAAATCATCATTTTCTCGTTCTAAAGGATTTCAAGAAGATTTGAGATTTTACGGTCCATTAACTGGTGAATCATTTAACAATGGGGGTAGTTTACCACTAGGACAAAGAACAAATAAAGAGGATCATTCATACCGCTGGATTAACACTTTAAACTATAAAAAAGATTGGGGAGAATCAAGGCTAGACGTTTTACTTGGTCAAGAGATTTCTTCAAGTGGAGGAGAAGACCATTTTATAAGAGCAGAAAATTTCAGATTATCGGTCACTCCTGAAGAATTGTTTGCTAACATGCAGTTTGGTGATGTAGATAGAATTGATGGTGGAGTATTTACTGATACTAATAGAAAATCTGTATTTGGACGATTTGATTTCCAATTACAAGACAAGTATGTTTTTACACTTACCGCTAGAGCAGATCAATCAAGTAAATTCGCTAAAGAAAACTCTTTAGGTATTTTTCCCGCATTAGCTTTTGCTTGGAAAATAGACCAAGAAAATTTTATGCAAAATGTAGACTTTGTAGATGAACTAAAATTAAGAATAAGTTATGGTGAAACGGGTAACGATAGAATCAGCTCTGGTTTAACACAATTCCTCTTTAAAGCTGAAACAAACAAAGGTCCTGGTTTTGGAAATAAAGACAATCTTTATTATACACCCGACAGTAGTACTTTATATAACCCAGAATTAATATGGGAAACTACAGTAACCAGCAACTACGGTTTGGATTTTACCATGTTTAAAAGACGCTTAAATGGTAGTTTAGACTATTACGAAAATGAAACACGCGATTTGCTCTATACACAAGCCATACCAACAAATACTGGTTTCAATGAACAATATGCTAATATTGGTAGTACAGCAAACAAAGGGATTGAACTTGGCCTAACAGGTTATATTATTGATACTAAAGACTTTTCGTTATCAGCTAACTTCAATATTGGCAGAAATGTACTTACTATAGAAAAATTAGATGGTACACAAACAAAATTTGCACAATCTGGATGGGCTGGTACCGATCTTAGAAATAGAAACGATTATCAACTTGAACTTGGTGGTAAAATTGGTAATATGTATGGTTTTGTAACTGAAGGCTTTTATTCAGTAGACGACTTTGAGAGCTATGATGAAGTAAGTGGTAAATATATACTTAAAGATGGTGTAGCTGATGCTTCAGGCACTGTAGGTGGAGCTTTAAGACCTGGGTCACTTAAATTAAAAGACTTAGCGACTTTAGTTGTTGATAGTGAAGGTGTTCCTGTTTTAGATGCTGATGGAAAAAAAGTATATGAACAAGATGGTCAGATTAACGATGACGACCGAAAAATAATTGGTAATGCATTACCAGACTTTCAAGGAGGTTTTGGTTTTAATGTAAGATATAAAGGTTTTGATTTAGCTGCATTTTTCAACTATCAGGTTGGAAATGATGTGTACAATACTGGTAAAATACAATTCAACCAATACAGAAGAATTTCTAATGGCAACCTGCTAAGCACCATGAGTTTAGATAACAGATTTACATATCTTGATATTGATGGCTCTTATACTGGTACTCCTGGCGGTATAGTAACCGATCTAGAACAATTAAGAGACTTAAACCAAGGTAAAAATATTTGGTCTCATGCCAGTCATGGTGTTGCCGCCGCAGTAATACATGATTGGGCAATAGAAGATGGTTCTTTCTTAAGACTGAACAATCTAACCTTGGGTTATAGCTTACCTGAAAAATTAATTTCTAAAATGGGCTTATCTAAATTTAGAGTGTTTGCAACAGGTAGAAACCTACATATATGGACTAAGTATTCTGGGTACGACCCAGAAGTTAATTCTAATAGTAATCCTTTTACTCCTGGTCTTGACGAGTCTTCTTTTCCAAGATCACGTTCTTACACCCTTGGAGTTAACTTAACATTTTAA
- a CDS encoding pectinesterase family protein codes for MIKKTSFFITIIFLVYQSSYAQKLAFPTAEGFGQFTTGGRGGLVYKVTNLNDDGEGSLRKGISKSGSRTIVFDISGTIELKRNLDINKGDLTILGHTAPGEGITIKGYPVTIKADNVIIRYVRFRMGDINKVEGDALGCRNVNNVIIDHCSISWGTDENASFYNNKNFTLQWCIISEALNKSVHTKGAHGYGGIWGGVNVSFHHNLIASNNSRNPRFSGSSTTQNSENEFVDFRNNVIYNWGQNSIYGGEKGTYNIVNNYFKSGPATTSSKLDRIINPSEPYGKFYVNGNFVQGYETITKNNWDGGVQCDNPVATKLNSPINISENIKTSNATEAYNEVLKNVGASIFRDAVDDRVVNSTKEARTNYKNGMIDSQEDVGGWPTLKSVKPKEDLDSDGMPDDWEIQNKLDLKTNDAISNTLDNNYTNIEVYSNYLINAPLKEEVINNKDFDFVVDSKGHGDFYTVQEAINAIPDFRKNETKIFIRNGIYKEKIVLPSSKTNVTLIGENKDTTILTFDDYAKKLNTFGEEMGTTGSTSFFIFGNDFKAKNITFENSAGNIGQAVAVRVDGDRVIFENCNFLGNQDTLYCHGDDSRQYYKDCYIEGTVDFIFGWSTAFFENCEIFCKSKGYITAASTNKDTEYGFVFKNCKLTGTALENTFYLGRPWRDYAKTIWIDCYMDKHIKPEGWHNWGKPNAEQTTFYVEYNTSGPGASNKRVDWAKKISEKETETFSLKNVLKGSDNWLPTL; via the coding sequence ATGATAAAAAAAACTTCCTTCTTTATTACAATTATTTTTCTAGTATATCAATCAAGTTATGCGCAAAAGTTAGCATTCCCTACAGCCGAAGGCTTTGGTCAATTTACAACTGGAGGCAGAGGTGGTTTGGTATATAAAGTGACTAATTTAAATGATGATGGAGAAGGAAGTCTTAGAAAGGGGATTTCAAAAAGTGGCTCACGAACTATTGTATTTGATATTTCTGGTACTATCGAACTTAAAAGAAATTTGGATATCAACAAAGGTGATTTAACTATCCTAGGACACACTGCTCCTGGTGAAGGCATAACTATTAAAGGGTATCCTGTAACCATAAAAGCAGACAATGTTATTATTCGTTATGTTAGATTTAGAATGGGTGACATTAACAAGGTTGAAGGAGATGCTCTTGGATGTAGAAATGTTAATAACGTTATTATAGACCACTGCTCTATCAGTTGGGGAACCGATGAAAACGCCTCTTTTTACAACAATAAAAACTTCACCTTACAATGGTGTATTATTTCAGAAGCTCTAAATAAATCAGTGCACACAAAAGGCGCGCATGGTTATGGAGGTATTTGGGGTGGTGTTAATGTGTCATTTCATCATAATTTAATTGCAAGTAATAATAGTAGAAACCCAAGATTTAGTGGGTCATCTACGACCCAAAATTCAGAAAATGAATTTGTAGACTTTAGAAATAATGTTATCTACAATTGGGGACAAAACAGTATTTATGGTGGTGAAAAAGGAACATACAACATTGTTAACAATTATTTTAAATCGGGCCCTGCAACTACTTCTTCTAAATTAGATCGCATTATAAACCCTTCAGAACCTTATGGTAAATTTTATGTAAATGGAAATTTTGTACAAGGTTATGAAACCATAACCAAAAACAATTGGGATGGTGGTGTCCAATGCGATAATCCTGTTGCTACTAAATTAAATTCACCTATAAATATTTCAGAAAACATTAAAACATCAAATGCTACAGAAGCTTACAATGAAGTACTTAAAAATGTAGGAGCTAGTATTTTTAGAGATGCTGTTGATGACAGAGTTGTAAATAGTACCAAAGAAGCTCGTACAAACTATAAAAATGGCATGATAGATTCTCAAGAAGATGTTGGTGGTTGGCCTACATTGAAATCAGTAAAACCAAAGGAAGACTTAGATTCTGATGGCATGCCTGATGATTGGGAAATTCAAAATAAATTAGACCTAAAAACAAATGATGCTATATCAAATACTTTAGATAATAATTATACAAATATTGAGGTTTACAGCAACTATCTCATTAATGCTCCTCTAAAAGAAGAAGTTATTAATAATAAAGACTTTGACTTTGTTGTTGATTCGAAAGGACATGGTGACTTTTATACAGTTCAAGAAGCTATTAATGCCATTCCCGATTTCAGAAAGAATGAAACAAAAATCTTCATAAGAAACGGGATCTATAAAGAAAAAATAGTACTTCCTTCTTCAAAAACCAATGTCACGTTGATTGGAGAAAATAAAGACACTACTATTTTAACCTTTGATGATTATGCAAAAAAACTCAATACGTTTGGAGAAGAAATGGGCACCACAGGTTCAACCTCATTTTTTATTTTCGGTAATGATTTTAAAGCAAAAAATATCACTTTTGAAAATAGTGCGGGTAACATAGGTCAAGCCGTAGCTGTTAGAGTTGATGGTGACAGGGTTATATTTGAAAATTGTAATTTTTTAGGTAATCAAGACACCCTTTATTGTCATGGTGATGATAGCAGACAATATTATAAAGACTGCTACATTGAAGGTACCGTCGATTTTATATTTGGTTGGTCTACTGCTTTTTTTGAAAACTGCGAAATATTTTGCAAAAGTAAGGGATATATAACTGCGGCTTCTACCAATAAAGACACAGAATATGGGTTTGTTTTTAAAAACTGCAAATTAACAGGAACTGCTTTAGAAAACACCTTTTACTTAGGACGTCCGTGGCGGGATTATGCAAAAACAATTTGGATAGATTGCTATATGGACAAACATATAAAACCAGAAGGCTGGCACAATTGGGGGAAACCTAATGCAGAGCAGACTACGTTTTATGTCGAGTACAATACCTCGGGGCCAGGTGCTTCTAATAAAAGAGTCGATTGGGCTAAAAAAATATCAGAAAAAGAAACCGAGACTTTTAGTTTAAAAAATGTATTAAAAGGTTCCGATAATTGGCTTCCTACATTATAA
- a CDS encoding pectate lyase, producing MKLYLKIILLILPLFMVCCSSPNDNTTEEPEVIIQEPEPEEPEPEEQPTQIQENAIAFPGAEGFGMNTTGGRGGKVLFVTTLNDYGSGSLREAINTTGPRYIIFKVSGTIRLLSELKIKNGDLTIAGQTAPGDGICLRNYPVTIDADNIIIRFLRFRMGDEAQQEGDALGSRFHKNIIVDHCSMSWSTDETVSIYNNENTTLQWCYITESLRNSVHGKGSHGYGGIWGGKNASFHHNLMAHHDSRNPRLGESAGSAFALTDLVDLRNNVIYNWGGNSLYGGEAMNVNITNSYYKPGPVTTKTQRIASLDKNKVSGTEVYDIWGKFYIHGNYVEGSTQTTGDNWSYGVFNQFHSSYGTVSEEDKTAMRLVEPLSINNNVNTHTALVAYDKVLAYGGASLKRDAIDLRITEEVKTKTYTYEGSNGSTKGIIDSQGDVGGWPELKSEAAPVDTSGDGMPDAWKESKKLKVADNNPNGNDLSTGYDNIEVYINSLVASITEGQK from the coding sequence ATGAAGTTATATTTAAAAATAATACTATTAATTCTGCCTCTTTTTATGGTTTGCTGTAGCTCTCCAAATGATAATACTACTGAAGAACCAGAGGTTATTATACAAGAGCCTGAACCAGAAGAACCTGAACCAGAAGAGCAACCTACTCAAATTCAAGAAAATGCTATAGCTTTTCCTGGCGCAGAGGGCTTCGGCATGAATACTACAGGTGGTCGTGGAGGTAAAGTACTGTTTGTTACGACTCTAAATGATTACGGATCTGGTAGCTTAAGAGAAGCTATCAACACTACTGGCCCTCGGTACATTATATTCAAAGTGTCAGGAACCATACGTCTTCTTTCTGAATTAAAAATAAAGAATGGAGATCTTACCATTGCTGGTCAAACAGCTCCTGGTGATGGTATTTGCTTAAGAAATTATCCAGTTACAATAGATGCTGATAATATTATAATAAGGTTTTTAAGATTTAGAATGGGTGATGAGGCACAACAAGAAGGTGATGCTTTAGGTAGTCGATTTCATAAAAACATCATAGTAGATCATTGCTCTATGAGTTGGTCTACAGACGAAACTGTATCTATTTATAATAATGAAAACACCACTTTACAATGGTGTTATATAACCGAAAGCTTACGTAACTCTGTTCATGGCAAAGGCTCTCATGGATATGGTGGCATTTGGGGTGGAAAAAACGCTTCATTTCACCATAATTTGATGGCACACCACGATAGTAGGAATCCACGCTTGGGCGAATCTGCTGGCTCAGCATTTGCACTTACAGATTTAGTAGACTTAAGAAACAATGTTATTTACAATTGGGGAGGTAATAGCTTGTATGGAGGGGAAGCCATGAATGTAAACATTACTAATAGTTATTACAAACCAGGCCCTGTCACTACAAAAACTCAACGTATTGCCTCTTTAGATAAAAATAAAGTTTCTGGCACAGAGGTTTATGATATCTGGGGCAAGTTTTATATTCATGGTAATTATGTTGAAGGCAGTACACAAACTACTGGAGATAATTGGAGTTATGGTGTTTTTAACCAATTTCATAGTAGCTACGGCACTGTTTCAGAAGAAGACAAAACCGCTATGCGCTTAGTAGAACCACTTAGTATTAATAATAATGTGAACACACATACAGCTTTAGTTGCTTACGATAAAGTATTAGCCTACGGGGGTGCTTCCTTAAAACGAGATGCCATAGACCTAAGAATAACCGAAGAAGTTAAAACAAAAACTTACACCTATGAAGGATCTAATGGAAGCACAAAAGGCATTATAGATTCTCAAGGAGATGTTGGCGGGTGGCCTGAATTAAAATCTGAAGCCGCTCCAGTTGACACCTCGGGTGATGGTATGCCAGATGCTTGGAAGGAAAGTAAAAAATTAAAAGTAGCTGACAATAACCCTAACGGAAACGATTTAAGCACGGGTTATGATAATATAGAAGTTTACATAAACAGTTTAGTTGCCTCAATTACAGAAGGCCAAAAATAA
- a CDS encoding DUF5123 domain-containing protein, with translation MKNNKNLFSIKTVLFLCLTLTMFCACDKDDEQTYDKTRLFRPVLNQNLFANGNTIVVNMGKLKGAVGYTIEVSRDTFTTVEYTILTDTNYVEINKNTVGEELFWNSIYQVRATAHEAEALFDSKISDFGSVRTQRFPSILFQPKSYDVIDTSARLAWEPLGDAITGIKVFAPNDLRLETPLFPEATVTQEEFEAGETFVTGLQPNTTYQIAIYAGTELKGWVNYTTKVADIDPNGPGVIDIRADESPSAVNTALSSAPEGAIILVKRGITYDMPSTAFDKSVTIRAAYGFGKQKAKLFKDGNMNIASGIPIGYIRFVDLEVRGANYGGNYAFNHNSNNLNIGEILFDNCEVGTMRGIMRLRGDNVSINNFEIRNTVVDSIGGYGLLTCDTDGATAATINNIKFTNSTFNKIEMGIQSRTPSQSLIIESCTFANINTIFRYRGGNGNNDVTNGIEIKNTIFGHKWDPTGKLSGADLAVIGSESNGLGGTNFTVINTYTTTDFLFVSGKEIAEIPIGNAGTSQKDLWIDPEKNDFNFLNANFLGKTSAGDPRWRAKL, from the coding sequence ATGAAAAATAATAAAAACTTATTTAGCATAAAAACAGTATTGTTTTTATGCTTAACCTTAACCATGTTTTGTGCATGTGATAAAGATGACGAACAGACATACGATAAAACTCGTTTATTTCGCCCAGTTCTAAACCAAAATTTATTTGCAAACGGTAATACAATTGTTGTAAATATGGGAAAACTTAAAGGCGCTGTTGGCTATACAATTGAAGTTAGTAGAGACACCTTTACTACTGTTGAATACACCATATTGACAGATACAAATTATGTAGAAATAAACAAAAATACAGTTGGTGAAGAACTGTTTTGGAATTCTATATACCAAGTAAGAGCAACGGCTCATGAAGCAGAGGCACTATTCGATAGTAAAATATCTGATTTTGGAAGTGTTAGAACGCAAAGATTCCCTTCAATTCTTTTTCAACCAAAATCATATGATGTAATTGACACATCTGCTAGACTAGCTTGGGAACCTTTAGGAGACGCAATTACAGGTATTAAAGTTTTTGCTCCAAATGATTTAAGACTTGAAACACCTCTTTTTCCTGAAGCAACAGTTACCCAAGAGGAATTTGAAGCAGGAGAAACTTTTGTAACAGGTTTACAACCTAACACAACTTATCAAATTGCTATTTATGCAGGAACCGAACTTAAGGGTTGGGTTAATTACACTACCAAAGTAGCAGATATAGATCCAAATGGTCCAGGAGTTATAGACATTAGAGCGGATGAAAGTCCGTCTGCGGTTAATACAGCATTAAGTTCTGCCCCTGAAGGTGCTATTATTCTTGTAAAACGAGGTATAACATATGACATGCCTTCTACGGCATTTGATAAATCTGTAACGATTAGAGCTGCCTACGGTTTTGGCAAACAAAAAGCTAAACTATTTAAAGATGGCAATATGAACATCGCTTCTGGAATTCCTATTGGATATATTCGATTTGTTGACTTAGAGGTTAGAGGAGCTAATTATGGTGGCAATTATGCATTTAACCATAATTCTAATAATTTAAATATTGGAGAAATACTTTTTGATAATTGCGAAGTTGGAACCATGCGTGGTATCATGAGATTAAGAGGTGATAATGTTTCGATAAACAATTTTGAAATTAGAAATACAGTTGTTGATAGTATAGGTGGTTACGGATTACTTACTTGTGATACTGATGGCGCTACGGCAGCTACCATAAACAATATTAAGTTTACAAATAGTACTTTTAATAAAATTGAAATGGGGATTCAATCAAGAACACCATCACAATCTCTAATTATAGAAAGCTGTACTTTTGCTAACATCAATACCATTTTTCGCTACAGGGGCGGGAATGGTAATAATGACGTCACTAATGGAATTGAAATTAAAAATACCATTTTTGGTCATAAATGGGATCCTACAGGTAAACTATCTGGTGCTGATCTTGCTGTAATAGGTAGTGAAAGTAACGGATTGGGAGGCACAAATTTCACTGTTATAAACACTTACACAACCACAGATTTCCTTTTTGTATCAGGTAAAGAAATCGCTGAAATCCCTATTGGAAATGCTGGTACTTCTCAAAAAGATTTATGGATTGATCCAGAAAAAAACGATTTCAACTTTCTAAATGCTAATTTCTTAGGAAAAACTAGCGCTGGTGATCCAAGATGGAGAGCAAAATTATAA